In Aegilops tauschii subsp. strangulata cultivar AL8/78 chromosome 3, Aet v6.0, whole genome shotgun sequence, one genomic interval encodes:
- the LOC109743453 gene encoding caffeoylshikimate esterase: MAAISQLQRIAGPRHAGAPRPGAVRRASVAVAAGKAPLPRLEGASEELRAAAAQSLDWAPARRRVRGAFAPVLPTLDHCLFKMAPKGIQMEENFETNSKGVEIFWKSWLPREGTPTKAALFFCHGYGDTCTFFFEGVAKRIAAAGYAVYAMDYPGFGLSYGLHGYIASFDGMVDHVIEQYARIRGRKDVQGLPHFLLGQSMGGAVALKVHLKQPKEWDGVLLVAPMCKISEDVTPPALVLKALSILSCLLPEAKLFPQKDIGDLGFRDPVKRKLCEYNAISYNDQMRLRTAVELLKATKDIESQLEKISSPLLILHGAADQVTDPHVSQFLYEKANTKDKTLKLYEGAYHSILEGEPDDRISTAIKDIISWLDSHC, translated from the exons ATGGCGGCGATCTCGCAGTTGCAGCGCATCGCGGGGCCGCGCCATGCCGGGGCGCCGCGGCCGGGGGCTGTGAGGCGCGCCTCGGTCGCGGTCGCCGCGGGCAAGGCGCCGTTGCCGAGGCTGGAGGGCGCCAGCGAGGAGCTGAGGGCTGCGGCGGCACAGAGCCTCGACTGGGCGCCGGCGCGCCGGCGCGTGCGCGGCGCCTTCGCGCCCGTGCTCCCCACGCTCGACCACTGCCTGTTCAAG ATGGCGCCCAAAGGAATCCAGATGGAGGAG AATTTTGAGACCAATTCAAAGGGAGTTGAAATATTCTGGAAGAGTTGGCTGCCTAGGGAGGGCACTCCCACCAAGGCAGCGCTTTTCTTCTGCCATGGGTATGGAGATACCTGCACTTTCTTTTTTGAAG GGGTCGCTAAGAGAATAGCCGCTGCTGGATATGCAGTATATGCCATGGATTATCCTGGTTTTGGATTATCTTATGGTCTTCATGGCTACATCGCAAGCTTCGATGGAATGGTCGACCATGTCATTGAACAATATGCGAGAATAAGAG GAAGGAAAGACGTGCAAGGGCTCCCACACTTTCTCTTGGGGCAGTCAATGGGAGGTGCGGTTGCTCTGAAAGTACACTTAAAGCAACCAAAAGAATGGGATGGAGTGCTTCTTGTTGCGCCTATGTGCAAG ATTTCAGAAGATGTAACACCACCAGCGCTAGTGTTGAAGGCATTGAGCATATTATCATGCCTTCTTCCAGAAGCAAAGTTATTTCCGCAAAAGGACATAGGAGATTTGGGATTCAGGGATCCAGTGAAAAGAAAATTA TGTGAGTACAACGCGATATCATATAATGACCAGATGAGGTTGAGGACAGCAGTTGAACTTTTGAAGGCTACAAAGGATATCGAATCCCAGTTGGAAAAA ATTTCTTCTCCATTGTTGATTCTTCATGGAGCAGCAGACCAGGTAACCGACCCTCATGTGAGTCAATTTCTGTACGAGAAGGCCAACACGAAAGACAAGACCTTGAAGCTCTATGAAGGTGCCTACCACTCTATCCTAGAGGGAGAGCCTGATGACCGGATTTCAACAGCCATCAAGGACATCATTTCGTGGCTGGATTCACACTGTTGA